Below is a genomic region from Prunus persica cultivar Lovell chromosome G3, Prunus_persica_NCBIv2, whole genome shotgun sequence.
CAATGATCCCTCCCATCATGAATTCAATTTTTCAGTGGGGTTTCTTTTAATGACATGTACCTTTTAATCGACAACTCAGCAGATTGAGTAAGCACAGTAATAGTATTAACTcatttaataaagaaaaggagaatgcTACCAACtttctctctaaccttcttctttgaaccttcttccttttcttcatgACATGAGTCACTTttcttacacttaaaacaatgtcattcaTGCATCacacaatataatttttgttttttaaatttactcttattaaatgtattaacttttttgttttaatttacaAGCAGCTAGTCtttttataattctttttttacaaccaccttgttaaaaaattaaataaataaaaaatgtcaattttttttaaattttaaaaaacgtcttttttttttctctctctctagagaAATGAAACTCctattttctctttgtttctatTGGTCATTGACAATGGCTATGTAAAGATCACATGTGCAGCTTCCGCCTTAGACAATTTTGACTGTTTTAGGGCAAAAGAATCAACCTTTGAACAAGGTTAAGTATCAATCAATAGCGGGCTAAATTCTTTCgtgtttaaaaaacaaacgttctctcttgaaaagaaaaacatatatttttttttcaaaaaaaactgacgtgttttcttatttaaattttttaacaagGTTGTAAAatagttattaaaaaaaggataaaTGAAAGAGACAAAAAAGccaatacatttaataagggtaaatttgaaaaacaaaaaagtattttgtatgatgcattaatgacattgttttaaatgTAAGGAAATTGACACATATTATGAGCAGAAGGGAGAaggtccaaaagagaaggttagaAAGAAGATTGCTAACATTTCCCCTAAAAACAGCTTCAAGCCTTCAACTGGATAGAATTTCACAGAAATGGATTAAGTTAACGGGAaatacaaaagcaaagaaaattcATCACGAACGCCTTGTGGATACATAATACACAACTTCGATCTTACTGATTCCTATATAACCTTTGGCAGTGAATATACCCGCAAGCTGACAATCTAATGAAACTAACCCTTAAAccaaaacacagaaaaactACTACGAATCTACATCTGTACTTGATACAACATAGCTCTTCCCTTCATTCTCTAGGAAAGAGCCCAATGACAGCCAAGAGCAACAGATCTTGAATTTCCGAAAACATAGAACAGCAAAAATCCACTGCACTGCCTTTAGCTTTCTCATGACACCAATATCCCACCACATGGAGCTGGATGAATCCATTCATTTGCATGTATTTAGAGAAATTCCGATCAGGAGCCATTAGTTTGTCGCGAACAATTGACCAGCTTATGCTAACTGAAAACTCATAACGCCCAGAAAGGCTTTCGAGCTGTCACTGCACCAGAATTGCTAGTGGGTAATTCTTCGTTAGTTTCCTCAGagtcatcatcatcctcacCATATTCCATCAGCTTGACCAAAGTATCTGAGATAGCCAAAATTCAGACatatttatactttttttttgtcagaCATTCATACATCATTGGTATAAAATCACAAACGAAATTATAGATATGGAAAGAGAACAAACAATATACCATTTTCCAACTCCCCACCCCCAAAAACACACATGCAAATAACCTTTCTAGTCTTCCCATAAAAATTAGCACACaccagaaagagaaaaacaagcaGAGCAGGTCTTCAAGCTTACCAGGGACATCATCAGATTTTGTTTTGGCCAGAACGTGTGCTGATGAGGTGAATTTTGGTGGAGGTGGCGGCATTGTTCTAGGTAGGGGTGGTGGCATTCCATTTGATGCTGGCTGGACCAATTTCTTTGGAGCTGGCATAGTTGATACATTTCTCACACCCAAATCTGCCAACAGTTCATTTCGCTTTGACATTTCCAGTTCCTGCATTCAGTTAGGgagaaaagaaaccaaaaggaaaaactaaCAGCTCAATAACCATAAAATGGAGGTGTTATGTAATAAAGTTGATTAATAACCTAAAGATTAAATACTGATAATTGCAACTGCGAAAATTAATTTATCTAAACAAAAATCATATAGGAACAAAGGTACGACACTCTATAAAGGACATATTTAAGTTAGTAGAGACAATGGATTTCATATCATCAAGCACGTCTAGCATCTAGCATGTCTTTCAAGGATATGGCCAAGTTCATAAAGGTATAGAACAAATAGAAGGAAGTGTGAACTGCGTCTTATAATGACTAGTACACATAAACTTTTGCTTACAGCAGGAGCAATCATGGATCAAATTCCACTAGTAGCACCCACCAGCATGCACATCCAATTTTCTCACAAGCAAGAGGTTCAACCATCAATACCAAAGCTATTTTTATGTCGATACAACTACCATAAAGTATCAGTAGCTGAGATTTTGCATAACTCTTGACTCATTAAAACGATGGAGTGTTCAGGAGATGCACGTGAAGTTGGCATTGGTCGTGATAGTACCTCTTCTCTGGGAGTTTTGGCTGTGCATGCTGCTGGTGACAGCCCAATAAGGAAACACTAAGAAATGAAGAACTCCAACACCGGAATGATTTATCACAAACTGATAaccaacagaaaacaaaatatattattgaaacTTGACCTAAGTATATAACATTAAACTAAACCACATGAAATCTAGGTTGCATGTGGAATATAGCGCCAAAGCCACAAGTGAACCCCAATGGCGCCTCCAAGATTGAAAACCCTGTGAAAAATACAAACCAGTGGCCCAATAGAGAGGTCCAGTATTGCCATGTTAGCCACATAGAAGGTCAGAGAAAATACCTGGAATAGCAAGCACTGCAAGTCAGTACAAGATTCAATTACATTACAGTGATGACAAAAGACCAATTCAAGGTAAAAATTGAACATTTAGCAACATCATCCATCTACCTAAATGATCATGTTGGTGCTGAAGAATACTCAACGTTTAGActtaaaagtatatatatatatatatatatatatatatatatatatatgcatgcagaaaaaaaggaaaaaaaaggtatgGCCATATCTGGTATCTTAGTTGGTGGGAAGTTTACCCAAAGACAACAGTAATGTCAAGAAAATTACTCTCCCAAGTCCAAGCTATATGGACAGTTAACTAGCTAATCAAGCTATCTTAGCTTGACTTGGCATTTGCAAGGTCAACCGACACTTAGCAGTATTTGTGGTTATAACCCAAACATACTAACTGAACAATATATAAAAGATAGAACAATAATGCAGGACCAACTGGTCTTTGTGGATCAACAACCAGGGAGCATGCAATGGTACCTGATGGACTTTTGCAGTACCAATTGGTAACTCCTGAAACTTCCGCCTCTGTGACTGTGGAGATCGTTTCTCCTTCTCAGAACCAGAAGTGGAGTTAACATTCAACTTTGGTTCAGTGCTTGGCGCTGATGTTGTGGGAGCAACTGTAGAAGAGATAGGGGATGACTGTCTAAGGGCAAGAGCAACTTGTTGCAAAGGTGTGACTTGAGGATATATCCCACCGTATCCATTGTAGCTTGTTCCATTAGATAATAGAGGTACAGGTTGGGGATAACCACCAATGTTTGTGTGAGATTGCAGAGAGTTTAACAACCCTCCAGGTTGAGATATTGCCCCTTGAGAAAAGACAGTAGCGACCACAGGGGTTCCAACAGAGGAAACTGCCGGAGCTGGTGTAGCACCCACAGTTGGAGGCGACAAACTTGTAATTGTTTTTACCTCGCTTCCCGAACTCTGAACTCCAGCCAACAACTGATGCGGTGGTGGAACAGCACTATATACCTGCTGTGGGGGTGGAACAGCACTATAAACCTTAGATGATGAAACCCTATGACAGAAAATGGCAACAAGTTATCTACCATACCTAATTACAAGCTACAGCACAAACCATAAAAGCTAATGGAAACCAGATATTCATGCATTGAGCAGAACCCGCAGAATCCTAAACTCAAAGTTGCTGCCATTGCAGATTTAAATTCAACAAGTTGGGTGAAACAAATAGTTATTACCAAGGGCAGTTGAAACATGATTATGTCTAATTGATTAAATGATGAAAGGTTTGGGAACACAAGTAAATAACATGTTTCATTTCCCGAAATGAATGTAAAACCAAGAACAGAGAGAAAATCCCTCTTGTCATATTTTGCCAGAAGTTAGAACACTTCTAGCCATGCAATGCCTTAGAACAATTGAAAATCTAATTACCTGGAGACACCACACTCTACACTGACTGTATCCAAAAGATTTTCAGCCAGAAGTTTAGCATCTTCAAGACTTTTTGAATTATTACTTGACAAGAATAAATGCAATGGTAGCTGTCCTTCTGCAAGCGAAATAAGCGAAAATAGGTAACAATAGCCAACAAAATACCAGTACGCTGGAGTAAGAAGCTTGCAATAAGATCATACTGCATACAAAAGGTGATACCTTCGCCATTTACACTCTCAAGATTTCCTGAACCACGCCCTCTGAGTGACACAGTTGCTCCTGTTTCATTCATAATGTGATTTATATACTGGTCCTGCATgtaccaaaccaaaccaccaccaacacaAAAACAATTTCTCCCAATTGTATGGAGATGTCAGAGAAAGCTTCAAACATTAGAATCTCTTATCTTCATTATGTGCAAAATAAACTgcttaaaaagaaacaaatcaaCCCTCTTACGAGCATAAAGATTATATATAGTAAGCGCATATGACAATTAAAGCAATGTCAACATGATATGATACAGATGAAATGAACACTGGCTAACATAGAGTTGTAGAACTCATAGGGAGGGGAaggggtgtgtgtgtgtgtgtgcgtgtgtcGCTACCTTGTACGTAAGACTTTGTGGAGGAAGAGAGGTTGAAAATTATTAACTTGACTACAAAGAACACTGCTAAATCCTAAATCCATAATTTCTTTTACTGATAAGGGAAAAAAACTAACTCACATTTGGCCCACGTATACGAGCAGCAATGCTCCATGACGGATCTGCGTCAAAGCCCAAATACACACAAGTGTTTGGTGCCTGAGTAACCAGATTCAATATGAGAATTTCTGCAATCAATTTTCCATACCATAAAAAAGTTGACATTTAATGGAATCATACCGTCAATCCGTTGCTCATAGTCGGATTCTGACCCTGTTTCAGCATTTCTTCAACCATGGCAGCAGCACGGTCAACTGCTAAAATCCGTTCTGCTGTCTCTTTTAACTGGAAAGCCATGATTATGAAGAAACCAAATCCAAATTcctccatgaattttttttattaaagatGGACACTTTGACAGACGGGGAACTTTTAGAAAAGGCAATATGGCCCACAGTTTACTACACTAATGATTGTTGTTGAACTATCTAATCTTGACAATTGACATCAATGAGATAAGTTTAAAATATCTTccatatgatgatgatgatacatattttgagaaaaaaactATCTAACCATGGGTGGACAAAAGAAATTCTCACCAAATCTATTGCACACTTTCATTATCAAACATAAGACATCCATAACAGTCAGATTAACAGAGAAGATTTTCAATACAACTTATGCTCCAAATATAAAGCTAATTTACTTACATTAGCCCCTGCAGAAATATGAAGATATAATGGCTTTTCACCATCAGTTGATGCATTTGGTGGACGATACTTGCCCCTGTAAAGGCAATTTAGTATACGCATTACACACATGACGCATGAGCTCAAAAAGAAACAACCATAAATGCACCTAGTACTGCCATTGAAAGCCAACCAACCTTGTTATCACCACAGCACCAGTGCATCTTTGGATCTGCAAGTAATATACACCATCAATCTCAATCAAAAGAACCATCCATTACAAACTAAAAGTAAATTAAGTcactatattttcttttgaagaaaataaaatacaccTCCTCCTGTGTTTGGCGTTTTGTCAGCTTATAACGAACAAGAGACTCTGCATCGTTGATAACAATTTCTCGTGCTATTAACTCATCTTGGATTTTTGGCTACAAATCATTGagcaaaacaaacaagaaatttgAAACAAATCAGTTGCAACATAAACTGGaatacaagaaagaaaataaaaagttgtgCATAAGTGGACCCTATATGAAAAACAATATCCCAAAATAATGAATTATGATTGGATGGTGGACGTTTCAATTTATGCAAGCTCCAAATCTTCATGTGCGCAATATAAACTAAGTGCAGCAAAATTCAAGCAAAATAGATCTTTTAAAGCTATGAAAAGTGAATAGCCAATACCCAAAGGGTAACTCACTTGAATTAATTTTTGGATGACCGTGGCAGTCTGTTGCGGTATCAGAGGTACCTGATACAACTGAGGGATGGTAGGACGACTAGCCTCAAGTGGATTCATCAGATGAGCACCAGTCACTGGAGTTACGCCAGGAACTGTAATCCCATCAAGCAATCCAGCATTTCCCAATGGGAAAGCCCCAGGCACTGCTAAACCAGCTGAAACCAAAGATGCTGCAGGTTGATcccactttcttttcttcctgtAGAAAGTGCTAAAGGTTAGCAAATTTTGGTGGACCACATGATTTGAAATACAAATGAACAGTGGCATGCACAAGCTCAAGCTCGCCCTAATCACAATTCCCATAATTAGATATCTTAAACTAAATACTAAAACTAAACGATCCTCACTAACTTTTTCTTGGGCAATCAAGATCATGGTTCAGACAACACTACTGGCCGCAGAACTTTAACAGTAAGCCAAGTCCTCATGTCCAAACAATTTCAAGTAATGAACGTCAGTTTATTTCCTTCCATCTTTAAACATCCAATTCAAACACTGTTTAACAAAAGGGGGTTACATTTCAACCCTCATCCCCACCAACGTCTGGCAAATTGGAAAGAAATTGATAGTCGAACTATCGTGATGCAGAGCTCACACCAAGCAATACCAAAATTGCAAATATGTAAAAACtcccaagaaaaagaagaaaccccCTGAAACACCCTTCCCATGCATCCAGCATAAGAGCAAACAACCACAACCCTCAACCATGTTATTACAGTCgttaaacaaaaacacagtgaattaaattttgaaacatAAGAAGAAAATCCAGTGAAAAAATTACAAGGTCGTAATTGAAAGATATGAAATTTAAATGGGTCAAATGAATTAGGGTTTTAGTCGAATGAGAGGGACGCTACCTTTGCCTTGTTTGTGAGGCATCATTGGGCACATCCGAGAGAACCCTAGCGCCACTATCTTCTGTCATCGCTGATTTATGTTCACCTTTTTTTCGCAGAGAGATTACCCAATATCAATCttggttcttttttctgtttttgttttgatttcttggttttgtttagtttctagaattttttgtttcttttctttttcgtctCTTTTTCATAAAATCTGACCTCAAGTATTTTATATTCAACGTCATAGTGTGAAGCCAAGGCCCAACGGCACATAAAGGTCCTGAAACAAGGCCCAATAAAATAGACAATAAACTTAGCCCAGAACTCTTTACGGTTCGGGTCTTCCTcctcttatattatattaaaaatactttaaattatcgcttgtatcaaaaaattatgatttcaGTGCTCATTTGGTATGTCGGACTGTACTGACTAATTTTCGTAGAATAGTATTAATCTATTCCGGAGAGTACTGACTATTTATcgataatattataaggcgttTGGTACTGTTCCGGATAAATAATCTGACtaagttatactgtgtttggtgATGTTTCGGATAACATCAGATCagactatttataaataaaaaaataaaaaaataatctttgataattttaatggaaattgagattcaaatgacacaaatttttcttttggtaagattcatatgacaagatttgtttttcaattgtttttgtcaagattttttattttcatataacccattatcataattgtagtatctcataaaaattccaacatactcGCATACgttaataaaaatagtaccaaataatgtataattcaaagtgatcACATATTAAGGTGATAAgagcaaaagagaaagttgttcataaaccaaactacatcaaagagTGAATCACAACTCCCTCGCCCCAAGTAAGAGAAGAACGAATGCTTTTCTCATAGCACCATCCAATGTCAGGAATGTTTTTTCATCACttgctttctccaaaattagcCGTAGTACCataatttggtcattaataGACAAGTCTATCTtagaattcaggttcatacaattttaattttgtaattttgctcTCCTAGATGTTAggtatgtatgtattcaaCTAAACTACCAACACTAGCacagttgtttatttttggacGAAAACTGGCAATACTCTGTTTAATACCAACAATCTAAATATTCCCACAATGTCGAATCACTATATCacatacaaagaaaacattcgattaaaaaaaatgccaaaaaagaaaaattcataacctaatttccactaacaatttgaaatatataaagcatattggagagagtatgaaaaagagagagagtgagagatggatacctggagaagagtgaagaaaataacatgTGGAGAAAATAGTAGAGAACAACCCTAGGGAGAAGATGAAAAgagtgtttgatttttttttgtagaacgcgtgttctttttccctagccgtataattaagcgtgtattatctaaacGGGGGTGTGTGGGTTGTATTAGTTAATCAGGtaaggagagtattaaaagcccaacccgtataaaatagtcgggtaattaaataatacaagttgacaccaaacaccTGACATAGATTATTTACTCCTATCCAGAGTCTAATACGGTGTACCAAACAAGCCCTCAGTGAATAATCTCCAAACATTACATTGTGCGTTGTGCgttgtttctttcttggaCAGTTAGCCTATAGCCCTCCGTTTAGATAAGGGAAAATAACTTGAAATTTAGTTAAAAGTCGAGAATTTATGAGGAGAAATTGATAAATTCCTTATTTGACAACTTAAGTGcgaaatttattatataacaCGGTGAAAAAATCGTAAAAATTGAGGCATCAAATTCCTGAAtttaatttccaccaaaataagcgttatttcaaaattttcataatgTCATGTACAAAATTTGACGTATAAACACaaatagtaaaaaaattaattatcaaaaatgtaaataataaaatttaaatttcgtAACTTTTAGAATTCTATATaatcctttattttttagctGTCTACAAgaaagtaggggtgggcactcaaatcGGTGAACCGTAAATCGGAACTGAACTGCACTGAACTAAATCgaaaaaaaatcgagttgaccaaaaagtcaacaatcGGTCAAAAAttgaaccggaccggtttagACCAATTTTTAATCCAGTTCCATGtcttaaaaatttgaaccgGGTCAAACCAAACCGGtcaaattaacaaatatataattttaatatatatttatatttaatgctatatttttaatttcataaaaaaaaaattatccaagttcaatttcaaaatatctctattttctaactttagtatttatttttatatgaaattgaataattgttaattttcaagtaaaaataataatatttcagataaaaattgtattaaaaaaataatttttataatccggtttaAAACTGAATTGGACTCAAATTGgacagaatttttttttaattaaaaccgaaccgaatcaaactagataaataaaataaaatcaattttaatttaaaataaaaaccaatccAACCCGAACCAtacccacccaaaaaaaaaaaaaaaagaagtcttCATTCAGTGTGCTTTATTATTTGTGCATCTTTTGTGTATCAATTCAAACAACGGACACGTGACCAACAATAAACATAAGCGTACCATCTGCCGAAGATAATGCCAGCATTTAACACGCACGCTGTGATGCTGTCAAAAGGTCAAATTGACAAGTACTTCTGGTCCCACTCTCTGAGACTTCAGTAAAGGAAATAGGTTACGGCTCCTATAAAGAATCCTCTTTGGAGTTCGACTTATTTCTGATCAAAAAGTGCTATCAACGGGTTTCGAACCCTGCAAAGGCTCAGGTTCCATTGAGTCACCAGGTAGGTGGTCACCACATCTTGTGTTAAAGAACCAGCTTTTGCATTGTCCTCAATATATAGTTTCTGTGTGCTCTCTGTAAAACGTTACGGCTCCTTCTGCTCATTCCGAACATGATGTCTCTGGTGTGGGGTTCCTCCTCACCgcccccaccaccaccagaaGCAGCAGTGAGCACAATGGCAAAGAAATGTGGAGGCTCAAGGGGTCTTCTGAGCAGCAGCAAGGGTGTGGTGAGTAATTCAAGTGGTGCAGTGGCTTCTTGTACTACTGGGTTTCCCTCATTTCTTCCAAAGGAGGTGGAGAAAATTAAAGACCCTTATGCCAGAACCTTGGCTCAAAGGATGGAGAGGCTCCCTGTACAGGTAGGGgctattaattttcttttcttttcttttttccccattcttttttttcttccaaagaTCTTTGTTAATTGTTGTGTACATTTTGTTTTGAGGTAGCTGGTAGCCGtttttctaataaaaaaaGGTTCCTCATTTCaccattttcatcttcttccttcattATTTCCAATCTGCAAACTCTGTCTTTGTGTGAACAGCAAGTGCTTGAATAAGtgcattttgtttttacttgaCTACCTGATGTCATCCAACGAAAGGAAGAACTCCTTTCGTCTCTTTTGATGTTTGCTACCCAACCTTTGTGGTTGGGGGACCCTACTACCGAGGGCAGCACCAAGATGAAGGTTTACGTGAATAACCCAAGACAACTATGCCTCACCCGAGAAGGCAACTAATTACTTTAATGCCTTACTTTGTCCTGGTGTGTACTCATTGAACTGTAGCTTTCGAGTAAATGATAAAAGGTCGTAATAGTAATTCCATGTGGCATATTTTTACTGAAACAAAGGTAATTtctccaaattattattattttttaaaataaaagtttttcACTTGAAATTTTACAATGAGCATTGAGCACCATTTCAAAGTACTTACTTGCAACACTGAAAATAGTTTGAGTTGACGTTTGACAATATGAATATtattcatttgtttctttaatgcATTTACAATTGCAGATTGGATCCTCTGAAAGTTTTATTATGAGTAGTTGTGTGAAACCTCAAAAACAAAGTGAGATCAATCCAGTGGTTCTCCTTCATTGCTTTGACAGGTTCATTTTAATCCTCGCAAATTGACCATTACATTGTGATGTCCTGCTGAACATGTTTCGTGTTTGCATCTGTTAGTTCTTGTTTAGAGTGGA
It encodes:
- the LOC18783746 gene encoding protein RIK; its protein translation is MTEDSGARVLSDVPNDASQTRQRKKRKWDQPAASLVSAGLAVPGAFPLGNAGLLDGITVPGVTPVTGAHLMNPLEASRPTIPQLYQVPLIPQQTATVIQKLIQPKIQDELIAREIVINDAESLVRYKLTKRQTQEEIQRCTGAVVITRGKYRPPNASTDGEKPLYLHISAGANLKETAERILAVDRAAAMVEEMLKQGQNPTMSNGLTAPNTCVYLGFDADPSWSIAARIRGPNDQYINHIMNETGATVSLRGRGSGNLESVNGEEGQLPLHLFLSSNNSKSLEDAKLLAENLLDTVSVECGVSRVSSSKVYSAVPPPQQVYSAVPPPHQLLAGVQSSGSEVKTITSLSPPTVGATPAPAVSSVGTPVVATVFSQGAISQPGGLLNSLQSHTNIGGYPQPVPLLSNGTSYNGYGGIYPQVTPLQQVALALRQSSPISSTVAPTTSAPSTEPKLNVNSTSGSEKEKRSPQSQRRKFQELPIGTAKVHQELEMSKRNELLADLGVRNVSTMPAPKKLVQPASNGMPPPLPRTMPPPPPKFTSSAHVLAKTKSDDVPDTLVKLMEYGEDDDDSEETNEELPTSNSGAVTARKPFWAL